In the Syntrophales bacterium genome, CTTCAGCGGGGCGGGCGTTCCGCAGAGCGAAAAACAGCGGGACAAAAGCCGCCCAGATCAGGTAGTCCTGGTTGAACTTCGGAAAGGCCAGTACAAGGAGTACTCCCGAAAACAGTGCCGGGAGCAGCGTTTTCCCGCTCATTATTCCGTCACGTCCCCCGCTGCCCCGCCCGGCGGCTTCCGCCTCTCATCGCCGGGCAGTGCCTTGCCCGACAGTCTGCGAACCCGCACTTTCTTTATGCTTCGCTCGTCGGCTTTTTCTATCACCATTTCTATGTTTTCATAGGGAATCACTTCACCGGCCAGAGGAATCTTCTTGACGAGAAAAAGAATGAACCCTCCCACTGTTTCAAACTGACCGTCGGGAATGACGCAGTCAAAGTAGGTTTCAAACTCATCGATTTCCGCCCTTCCGTCGACCATGACATCTCCCGACGAAAGCTCCGTGAAGGGTTCCTCCTCGTCGGCATCATATTCATCGTGGATTTCGCCGACAATCTCCTCGATCAGGTCTTCAAGCGTGACCAGCCCCGACGTTCCGCCGTATTCGTCGATAACCACGGCCATATGGGATTTCATTTCCTTGAGCTCATGGAGCAGAATGTGGATGCTTTTTGTTTCAGGAATGAAATAGGCCTTGCGGAGTATGGACATGAAATTGTGCTGATCCACCTGGTGTGACCAGAACCTGAGCAGGTCTTTTACGTTCAACACACCGATTATGTTGTCGATGTTTTCCACATAGACGGGCATCCGCGTGTGGCCGTGCCGTGAAACGAGGTTCAGTATCTCCTCGATGCCGGCGTCGCTTGAAAGAGCGATGATTTCGGTCCGGGGCACCATAACCTCCCGGGCCACCGTGTCTCCCAGTTCAAGAACGTTTTCAAGCATCTGGGCCGACTGCTTGTCCAGGAATCCTTCCTTTCTGCCGACGTCCACCAGAGAACGGATTTCCTCGCCCGGGAAGGGAAGAGTTGTCTCCCTGCCGTTGCCGCTGAAAAAATAAATAAAGAAATACCGTATTTTTTTCAGTAGTGTTTTCACGCCATACCACTGTAAACGAGGATGCGTCCTGCCGGCCTTCACAGCCCCCGAAGAAACTCGGGACGGAGGACCCTCCTGTTCTTCGATTCGATGATTTCCGTCAGGAGCCTCACGCCCTCTTCTTTGTCCGCCGGCAGTCTGAGACGCAGGGGAACATAGTTGGACGCGTGGTTGGATGTAAAAAAACAGTTTGAAAAGTCGGACTCTTTAATCATCGTTCTCAATTCCTCGAGAAACCCGAAGGTGTCCGGGAGTCTGAACGTTCCCCTCCGGAGGTCATCGTAAAGAGGGGTACCGGGGATAACCATGACCGTCAGGGCCCCCACGTAGTCAGGATCTATATCGGTGAGGATACGCGCCGTGTCACGGGCATGCTCCCGGCTTTTTTCAACGCCGCCGATTCCCAACAGAACCGTAACGGACAGCTCAATCCCCGCGTCTTTCACCATCCGCCCCGCCATCACTATCTGATCATAATCGGCCCCTTTCCTGATGGTCTTGAGCAAATCCCTGTTCCCCGTCTCTATTCCCAGATAGACAATACCAAGACCCAGGTTCCTCAATTGAACCAGTTCATCAGGGGTTTTTCGGAGGATGCTCTTTGTGTTCCCGTAAGTCCCGATTCGCCTCACCCCTCGAATATGTTCGTTTATGGAGTCAATGACGGCCGTCAATCGTGCCTGGGGAACAATGAGCGCGTCACCGTCACAGAGAAATACCCTTTCGACGGGTTGACCCCATGATGCCGCTTCCAGAATATCTTCCTCGATTTCCTCGAAAGACTTGATGCGGAACCGTTCTCCCTCATAGGTCCCGCAGAAGGTACACTTGTTATGAGAGCAGCCCACCGTTACCTGCAGGAGAAGACTCTGCGCCTCACTCGGAGGG is a window encoding:
- a CDS encoding radical SAM protein, translated to MKYEGMVIRPPSEAQSLLLQVTVGCSHNKCTFCGTYEGERFRIKSFEEIEEDILEAASWGQPVERVFLCDGDALIVPQARLTAVIDSINEHIRGVRRIGTYGNTKSILRKTPDELVQLRNLGLGIVYLGIETGNRDLLKTIRKGADYDQIVMAGRMVKDAGIELSVTVLLGIGGVEKSREHARDTARILTDIDPDYVGALTVMVIPGTPLYDDLRRGTFRLPDTFGFLEELRTMIKESDFSNCFFTSNHASNYVPLRLRLPADKEEGVRLLTEIIESKNRRVLRPEFLRGL
- a CDS encoding hemolysin family protein, encoding MKTLLKKIRYFFIYFFSGNGRETTLPFPGEEIRSLVDVGRKEGFLDKQSAQMLENVLELGDTVAREVMVPRTEIIALSSDAGIEEILNLVSRHGHTRMPVYVENIDNIIGVLNVKDLLRFWSHQVDQHNFMSILRKAYFIPETKSIHILLHELKEMKSHMAVVIDEYGGTSGLVTLEDLIEEIVGEIHDEYDADEEEPFTELSSGDVMVDGRAEIDEFETYFDCVIPDGQFETVGGFILFLVKKIPLAGEVIPYENIEMVIEKADERSIKKVRVRRLSGKALPGDERRKPPGGAAGDVTE